Proteins from a genomic interval of Aureimonas sp. AU20:
- a CDS encoding DUF1003 domain-containing protein, which translates to MNTAIRFVAYQLRRASRMRDPNEMFNDGMTFGERLADRVAVIGGSWSFIIGFTVFLVGWAVLNTVVLAANAFDPFPFIFLNLVLSMVAALQAPVIMMSQNRQAAKDRFEARLDYETNLRAEAQITQLGEELALLREEIRFLVSAETRRSGAELGFLDEGDAAEASRARPIHA; encoded by the coding sequence ATGAACACGGCAATCCGTTTCGTCGCCTATCAGCTCCGCCGTGCCTCCCGCATGCGCGATCCCAACGAGATGTTCAACGACGGCATGACCTTCGGCGAGCGTCTGGCGGACCGGGTCGCCGTGATCGGCGGCTCCTGGAGCTTCATCATCGGCTTCACCGTCTTTCTGGTCGGCTGGGCCGTCCTGAATACGGTGGTGCTCGCCGCCAACGCCTTCGATCCGTTCCCCTTCATCTTCCTGAACCTCGTGCTCTCCATGGTCGCGGCGCTGCAGGCGCCCGTCATCATGATGAGCCAGAACCGGCAGGCGGCGAAGGACCGGTTCGAGGCCCGTCTCGACTACGAGACCAACCTGCGCGCGGAAGCCCAGATCACCCAGCTAGGCGAGGAACTGGCCCTGCTGCGCGAGGAGATCCGCTTCCTCGTCAGCGCCGAAACCCGGCGCAGCGGCGCGGAGCTCGGCTTCTTGGACGAGGGCGATGCGGCCGAGGCGTCCCGCGCCCGTCCCATCCACGCCTGA
- a CDS encoding DHA2 family efflux MFS transporter permease subunit, which yields MAAAAGASAGRPSNPWLIAVVVSIATFMEVLDTTIANVALRYISGGLGVSSDEASWVVTTYLVSNAIVLTASSFIAKRYGRKRFYLACLALFTVSSVLCGLAWNIESLLFFRVLQGFAGGGMVPISQSILADSFPPEKRGQAFALFGVAVVVAPVIGPTLGGWLSDNYSWHWCFLINGPIGILAFALVWQLVTESDETRRERAELKRRGVPFDLVGFLSVATFLGALELILDRGQTEDWYGSTFIIVSTAVCVLAFLFMVPWELKHQNPVVDIRMIWSRQFGSCFLVMMATGAILIATTQFLPELLQTFYGYTATWAGLALSPGGVVTMTMMFVVGRLTSVVQPKYLIALGAAIVAGAMWDLTRLFPDLNFGFFVWSRIYVGLGLPLIFIPITTASYDGIPPDKTDQASALINVARNVGGSIGVSIAQNTLAFREQFHQSRLVEHIVPSEPAYQQTMQTLTSYLRSQGLSAADAQSGAIAVIGQTLQRQVGTLAYIDVFHVLMLISAAAVPLALILRNVKLGGGAPAGGH from the coding sequence ATGGCCGCAGCGGCAGGCGCCTCGGCCGGGCGGCCGAGCAATCCGTGGCTGATCGCCGTGGTCGTGTCGATCGCGACCTTCATGGAGGTTCTCGACACGACCATCGCCAACGTGGCGCTGCGCTACATCTCGGGCGGGCTCGGCGTGTCCTCGGACGAGGCCTCCTGGGTGGTCACGACCTATCTCGTGTCCAATGCCATCGTGCTCACCGCTTCCAGCTTCATCGCCAAGCGCTATGGGCGCAAGCGCTTCTATCTCGCGTGCCTCGCGCTCTTCACGGTCTCCTCCGTCCTGTGCGGCCTTGCCTGGAACATCGAGTCGCTGCTTTTCTTCCGCGTGCTTCAGGGTTTTGCCGGCGGCGGCATGGTGCCGATCTCGCAGTCCATCCTCGCCGACAGCTTTCCGCCGGAAAAGCGGGGGCAGGCCTTCGCCCTGTTCGGCGTCGCGGTCGTGGTCGCGCCCGTGATCGGCCCGACGCTCGGCGGCTGGCTGTCGGACAATTATTCCTGGCACTGGTGCTTCCTCATCAACGGCCCGATCGGCATCCTCGCCTTCGCGCTCGTCTGGCAGCTGGTGACGGAGTCGGACGAGACGCGGCGCGAGCGGGCGGAGCTGAAGCGCCGGGGCGTGCCCTTCGATCTCGTCGGCTTCCTTTCGGTCGCGACCTTCCTCGGCGCGCTGGAGCTGATCCTCGACCGCGGCCAGACGGAGGACTGGTACGGCTCGACCTTCATCATCGTCTCCACCGCGGTCTGCGTCCTCGCCTTCCTGTTCATGGTCCCGTGGGAGCTGAAGCATCAAAATCCTGTGGTGGACATCCGCATGATCTGGAGCCGGCAGTTCGGCTCCTGCTTCCTCGTGATGATGGCGACGGGCGCGATCCTGATCGCCACCACGCAGTTCCTGCCGGAGCTTTTGCAGACTTTCTACGGCTACACCGCGACCTGGGCGGGCCTTGCGCTCTCGCCGGGCGGCGTCGTCACCATGACCATGATGTTCGTGGTCGGGCGCCTCACCAGCGTGGTGCAGCCGAAATATCTGATCGCGCTGGGCGCCGCGATCGTCGCCGGCGCCATGTGGGACCTGACGCGCCTGTTCCCCGATCTCAACTTCGGCTTCTTCGTCTGGTCGCGCATCTATGTCGGCCTCGGCCTGCCGCTGATCTTCATTCCGATAACCACGGCGTCCTACGACGGCATTCCGCCCGACAAGACCGACCAGGCCTCGGCGCTCATCAACGTGGCTCGCAATGTCGGCGGCTCGATCGGCGTCTCGATCGCGCAGAACACGCTGGCCTTCCGCGAGCAGTTCCACCAGAGCCGGCTGGTGGAGCATATCGTGCCGAGCGAGCCGGCCTATCAGCAGACGATGCAGACGCTGACCTCCTACCTGCGCTCGCAAGGCCTGTCGGCGGCAGACGCGCAGTCCGGCGCTATCGCCGTGATCGGCCAGACCCTGCAACGACAGGTCGGCACGCTGGCCTATATCGACGTCTTCCACGTGCTCATGCTGATCTCGGCCGCCGCCGTTCCGCTGGCCCTGATCCTGCGCAACGTCAAGCTCGGCGGCGGCGCTCCGGCGGGTGGGCACTGA
- a CDS encoding HlyD family secretion protein, with amino-acid sequence MLDEERPGAAPRSNGEGERYPWNEGNLESRTGDAPPRRDPAPKPGRSEGAGESDASKSDADAETKAKRPSLLRRHPFRILLAVLLVALACAGGYWYWLVYSHPFETTDDAFVDSRQFAVSPKIPGAIVEVPVEDNQHVNVGDTLFRIDPRDYEAALAEAKARVAAAQAAVNGADAQIAAQQAQVEETRSQVEQAQASLEFAKQEAARAQELVRSGAGTVQTAQQQTSNLQQQEAALTRARAGVVSAQKQVGSLQAQKATSLADLREAEAQQMQAELNLTYVTVQAAQPGRLVRLTGAVGQYVQAGQSLAMFVPDEIWVTANFKETQITDMRPGQPVDIRIDAYPDHEIRGHVDSVQPGSGTAFSLLPAENATGNYVKVVQRVPVKIVAENWPTDVSIGPGMSVVPTVTVRPRD; translated from the coding sequence ATGTTGGACGAGGAAAGGCCGGGAGCCGCGCCAAGGTCGAACGGTGAAGGCGAGCGCTATCCCTGGAACGAGGGCAATCTCGAGTCCCGCACCGGCGACGCCCCGCCTCGGCGTGATCCCGCGCCCAAGCCAGGCCGGAGCGAGGGCGCCGGGGAAAGCGACGCGTCCAAGTCCGACGCTGATGCAGAAACTAAAGCCAAGCGCCCGTCCCTCCTGAGGCGCCATCCGTTCCGCATTCTCCTCGCCGTCCTCCTCGTCGCGCTCGCCTGCGCCGGGGGCTATTGGTACTGGCTGGTCTATTCCCATCCTTTCGAGACCACCGACGACGCCTTCGTCGATTCGCGCCAGTTCGCCGTCTCGCCGAAGATCCCCGGGGCCATCGTCGAGGTTCCGGTGGAGGACAACCAGCATGTGAATGTCGGCGACACGCTGTTCCGCATCGACCCGCGCGACTATGAGGCCGCTCTGGCGGAGGCCAAGGCGCGCGTCGCCGCCGCGCAGGCCGCCGTCAACGGTGCGGACGCGCAGATCGCCGCCCAGCAGGCGCAGGTCGAGGAAACCCGCTCGCAGGTCGAGCAGGCGCAGGCGAGCCTCGAATTCGCCAAGCAGGAAGCCGCCCGCGCGCAGGAACTCGTTCGCTCAGGCGCCGGCACGGTGCAGACGGCGCAGCAGCAGACCTCCAACCTGCAACAGCAGGAAGCGGCGCTAACCCGCGCCCGCGCCGGCGTCGTCTCCGCGCAGAAGCAGGTCGGCTCTCTCCAGGCGCAGAAGGCGACCTCGCTCGCGGACCTGCGCGAGGCCGAGGCGCAGCAGATGCAGGCCGAGTTGAACCTCACCTATGTCACCGTCCAGGCCGCGCAGCCCGGCCGCCTCGTGCGCCTGACCGGCGCCGTCGGCCAATATGTCCAGGCCGGGCAGAGCCTTGCCATGTTCGTGCCCGACGAGATCTGGGTAACCGCGAATTTCAAGGAAACACAGATCACCGACATGCGCCCCGGCCAGCCCGTGGATATCCGCATCGACGCCTATCCCGACCACGAAATCCGGGGCCATGTGGATTCCGTGCAGCCGGGGTCCGGCACCGCCTTCTCGCTCCTGCCGGCCGAGAACGCGACCGGCAACTACGTGAAGGTCGTGCAGCGCGTGCCGGTGAAGATCGTCGCCGAGAATTGGCCGACCGACGTGTCGATCGGCCCCGGCATGTCGGTGGTGCCCACCGTCACCGTGCGCCCGAGGGACTGA
- a CDS encoding SAM-dependent methyltransferase has product MTSSSSRTHIAEAKLADVVRQAVEALAPGFAVRLWTGERIGPASGPVLTIRSATTLARLAFRPRIDTLVALWMDKSLDIEDGTIFDIAEARSGTSSRGVLKRLDKWRLAKALPALLSLRKLAKAEADEAKVGADAGASGSTKAAIQFHYDVSNRFYGLFLDERMVYSCAYFTEWHDDIDRAQRDKLDMICRKLRLQPGERMLDIGCGWGALLIHAAQTYGVTGHGVTLSQAQFDLASERVRAAGLEDRITIELKPFQELTGTFDKISSIGMFEHVGFANHDAYFGAVKRLLRPRGLYLHHTIARPAKKDFKTFTKGSREYRALTRYIFPGGELDWIGHSLQKLEANRFEVHDVENWREHYGRTCRLWAQRLQARMDEAVAEVGEPQARLWLLYLAGCALAFERGTVMINQTLASKRDKGPSGLPPTRADLYR; this is encoded by the coding sequence ATGACGTCTTCCTCCTCCCGCACGCACATTGCCGAAGCCAAGCTGGCGGACGTGGTTCGACAGGCCGTCGAGGCGCTTGCGCCGGGCTTTGCCGTCCGCCTGTGGACGGGCGAGCGCATCGGGCCGGCCAGCGGCCCGGTTCTGACCATCCGCAGCGCCACCACCCTCGCCCGCCTCGCCTTCCGCCCACGGATCGACACGCTGGTGGCGCTGTGGATGGACAAGAGCCTCGACATCGAGGACGGCACGATCTTCGACATCGCCGAGGCGCGCTCGGGAACGAGCTCGCGGGGCGTGCTCAAGCGGCTCGACAAGTGGCGCCTCGCCAAGGCGCTGCCGGCGCTTCTTTCCTTGCGCAAGCTCGCCAAGGCCGAGGCGGACGAGGCGAAGGTCGGCGCCGATGCCGGGGCCAGCGGCTCCACCAAGGCGGCGATCCAGTTTCACTACGACGTGTCGAACCGCTTCTACGGCCTCTTTCTGGACGAGCGCATGGTCTATTCCTGCGCCTATTTCACCGAGTGGCACGACGATATCGACCGCGCCCAGCGCGACAAGCTCGACATGATCTGCCGCAAGCTGCGGCTCCAGCCGGGCGAGCGGATGCTCGACATCGGCTGCGGCTGGGGCGCGCTGCTGATTCACGCGGCCCAGACCTATGGCGTTACCGGCCATGGCGTGACGCTCAGCCAGGCGCAGTTCGACCTCGCCTCGGAGCGCGTGCGAGCCGCCGGCCTAGAGGATCGGATCACGATCGAGCTGAAACCGTTTCAGGAGCTGACGGGGACCTTCGACAAGATCTCCTCCATCGGCATGTTCGAGCATGTCGGCTTTGCCAACCACGACGCCTATTTCGGCGCGGTGAAGCGGCTGCTGCGCCCGCGCGGCCTTTATCTCCACCACACGATCGCCCGGCCCGCGAAGAAGGATTTCAAGACCTTCACCAAGGGCTCGCGCGAATACCGCGCGCTCACCCGCTACATCTTCCCCGGCGGCGAGCTCGACTGGATCGGCCATTCGCTCCAGAAACTGGAGGCGAACCGGTTCGAGGTGCACGACGTCGAGAACTGGCGCGAGCATTACGGGCGCACCTGCCGGCTCTGGGCGCAGCGCCTCCAGGCGCGAATGGACGAAGCGGTGGCCGAGGTCGGCGAGCCGCAGGCGCGGCTCTGGCTGCTCTATCTCGCCGGCTGCGCCCTGGCCTTCGAGCGCGGCACGGTGATGATCAACCAGACCCTCGCCTCCAAGCGCGACAAGGGCCCCTCCGGCCTGCCGCCGACCCGCGCCGATCTCTACCGCTGA
- a CDS encoding DMT family transporter yields the protein MAYLLLLVAGLLEVGWAFSMKQSDGFSRLGPTLLTFALMAASFALLSLAMRSLPLGTAYAIWTGIGALGAFLVGILVLGESANPMRLLAALLILGGLVLMKVWTPA from the coding sequence ATGGCCTATCTCCTTCTTCTCGTCGCCGGCCTTCTGGAAGTCGGCTGGGCTTTCTCCATGAAACAGTCGGACGGGTTCTCGCGCCTCGGGCCGACGCTCCTGACCTTCGCGCTCATGGCGGCAAGCTTCGCGCTCCTGTCGCTGGCCATGCGCAGCCTGCCGCTCGGCACGGCCTATGCGATCTGGACCGGCATCGGCGCGCTCGGCGCCTTTCTGGTCGGCATTCTCGTGCTTGGCGAAAGCGCCAATCCGATGCGGCTTCTGGCTGCCCTACTCATTCTCGGCGGTCTCGTCTTGATGAAGGTCTGGACGCCCGCATGA
- a CDS encoding thermonuclease family protein, translating into MRLVCLVLFLGLTPALAADEETPPREIAGPVTARVIKVRDGDTVEVEAYIWPLQSVTVAVRLRNVDAPELRGQCEAERTSAWQARERLAALVGDGPVQLRRISGDKYFGRVLADLSSPTEPDIATRLLREGLVDAYDGGRRRNWCATVGALKQALPTRG; encoded by the coding sequence ATGCGATTGGTCTGCCTCGTTCTCTTTCTCGGTCTCACGCCCGCCCTCGCCGCCGACGAGGAAACGCCGCCGCGCGAGATCGCGGGGCCGGTCACGGCGCGGGTAATCAAGGTTCGCGACGGGGACACGGTGGAGGTCGAGGCCTATATCTGGCCGCTCCAAAGCGTGACCGTCGCGGTGCGCCTGCGCAATGTCGACGCGCCCGAGCTCCGGGGCCAATGCGAGGCGGAACGGACCAGCGCCTGGCAGGCGCGCGAGCGTCTCGCCGCCCTTGTCGGCGATGGCCCGGTACAGCTCCGCCGCATTTCCGGCGACAAGTATTTCGGCCGGGTCCTGGCCGATCTCTCAAGCCCGACCGAGCCCGACATCGCCACGCGGCTCCTGCGCGAAGGGCTGGTGGACGCCTATGACGGCGGACGGCGCCGCAACTGGTGCGCGACGGTCGGCGCCTTGAAACAGGCGCTGCCGACCAGGGGCTGA
- a CDS encoding DUF1674 domain-containing protein, protein MTNEADRTQERVLSPAAQRALAEAEARRARGEAEKLNSSERPPEQGGRGGAEPARYGDWEKNGIISDF, encoded by the coding sequence ATGACCAACGAAGCCGACCGAACGCAGGAGCGCGTTCTTTCCCCCGCCGCGCAGCGGGCGCTGGCGGAGGCCGAGGCGCGCCGGGCGCGCGGCGAGGCGGAAAAGCTGAACAGCAGCGAGCGGCCGCCCGAACAAGGCGGGCGCGGCGGCGCCGAGCCGGCCCGCTACGGCGACTGGGAAAAGAACGGCATTATCTCGGACTTTTGA
- the htpX gene encoding zinc metalloprotease HtpX: MNQIKTAMLLAGMTALFMGVGFLLGGRGGMMIAFLFALATNLFSYWNADKLVLRMYDAHEVDERTAPDLYRMVAVLSERAGLPMPRVYLIENDQPNAFATGRNPQNAAVAATTGLLARLTPDEVAGVMAHELAHVQNRDTLTMTVTATLAGAISMLGNFAFFFGGHRENNNPLGLIGILVATLVAPFAAMIVQMAISRTREYSADRRGAEICGNPRALASALAKIAGSAGHSVNIEAERNPATAHMFIVNPLNGQRMDSLFSTHPDTQNRIDALLTMEGEGGFSGGFIPPAAAAPRRVARSGPWGRGSVPPHGGSSGAGGPGPWG; encoded by the coding sequence ATGAACCAGATCAAGACGGCCATGCTGCTTGCCGGGATGACCGCCCTTTTCATGGGCGTCGGCTTCCTGCTCGGCGGGCGCGGCGGCATGATGATCGCCTTCCTGTTCGCGCTCGCCACCAATCTCTTTTCTTACTGGAACGCCGACAAGCTGGTGCTGCGCATGTACGACGCGCACGAGGTGGACGAGCGCACCGCGCCCGATCTTTACCGCATGGTGGCGGTCCTGTCCGAGCGTGCCGGCCTGCCCATGCCCCGCGTCTATCTCATCGAGAACGACCAGCCCAACGCCTTCGCCACCGGCCGCAATCCGCAAAACGCGGCGGTGGCCGCGACGACCGGTCTTCTGGCTCGCCTGACGCCGGACGAGGTGGCCGGGGTCATGGCGCACGAGCTCGCCCATGTGCAGAACCGCGACACGCTGACCATGACCGTCACCGCGACACTGGCCGGCGCGATCTCCATGCTCGGGAATTTCGCCTTCTTCTTCGGCGGCCACCGCGAGAACAACAATCCGCTGGGCCTGATCGGCATCCTGGTGGCGACGCTGGTCGCGCCCTTCGCGGCGATGATCGTGCAGATGGCGATCTCGCGCACGCGCGAATATTCCGCCGACCGGCGCGGCGCGGAAATCTGCGGCAACCCTCGCGCGCTCGCCTCGGCCCTGGCCAAGATCGCCGGCTCGGCGGGGCACAGCGTCAACATAGAGGCCGAGCGCAATCCCGCGACCGCGCATATGTTCATCGTCAACCCGCTGAACGGGCAGCGCATGGACAGTCTCTTCTCCACCCATCCGGACACGCAGAACCGGATCGACGCGCTTCTGACGATGGAAGGCGAGGGCGGCTTTTCCGGTGGCTTCATCCCGCCCGCCGCCGCCGCGCCCCGGCGCGTGGCCCGTTCGGGACCCTGGGGCCGGGGCTCCGTGCCGCCGCACGGCGGCTCGAGCGGCGCTGGCGGGCCGGGGCCTTGGGGCTGA
- the nhaA gene encoding Na+/H+ antiporter NhaA, giving the protein MSSRDPSQPRMPPPAAPHPAGALSRFLASESAAGLVLMAAAALALVVANSPLAPVYFAALHADLGGLSLLHWINDALMALFFLLVGLEIKREVLGGQLASWQARVLPGLAALGGMAMPALIYLAFNAASPESRGGWAIPAATDIAFALGVLSLIGSRVPPSLKVFLAALAILDDLGAVLIIALFYTAELDLLALAGAGGVVVLLALLNRRGVTHLAPYLALGAVLWALVFLSGVHATLAGVLLALAIPLRVAAPGLQREAPPLLRLEHAIQPTVAFLIVPLFGFANAGVSFAGFSPAALLDPVPLGIAAGLFLGKQIGVFAMVRLAVSAGWASVPERATWAQVYGVALLCGIGFTMSLFIGLLAFPTSPTLQDEVKLGVLLGSLTSGCLGALVLRLVPTRLRAA; this is encoded by the coding sequence ATGTCCTCGCGCGATCCGTCTCAACCACGTATGCCGCCCCCAGCCGCGCCGCACCCCGCCGGTGCGCTCTCGCGCTTCCTGGCAAGCGAAAGCGCGGCGGGCTTGGTGCTGATGGCGGCGGCGGCGCTGGCGCTGGTGGTGGCCAACTCGCCGCTGGCGCCGGTTTATTTCGCGGCGCTCCATGCTGATCTCGGCGGGCTGTCGCTGCTTCATTGGATCAACGACGCCTTGATGGCGCTGTTCTTCCTGCTGGTCGGGCTGGAGATCAAGCGGGAGGTGCTGGGCGGGCAGCTTGCCAGCTGGCAGGCGCGCGTTCTGCCGGGGCTGGCCGCGCTCGGCGGCATGGCAATGCCGGCGCTGATCTATCTCGCTTTCAACGCCGCCTCGCCGGAGAGCCGGGGCGGATGGGCCATTCCGGCGGCAACCGACATCGCCTTCGCGCTCGGCGTCCTGTCGCTCATCGGCTCGCGCGTGCCGCCGTCGCTGAAGGTCTTCCTGGCGGCACTAGCGATCCTCGACGATCTCGGCGCGGTTCTCATCATCGCGCTCTTCTACACCGCCGAACTCGACCTTCTCGCGCTGGCCGGCGCGGGCGGCGTGGTCGTGCTGCTCGCGCTTCTCAACCGGCGCGGCGTCACGCATCTCGCGCCCTATCTCGCGCTCGGCGCGGTTCTCTGGGCGCTGGTCTTCCTGTCGGGCGTCCACGCGACGCTGGCGGGCGTCTTGCTGGCGCTCGCCATTCCACTCAGGGTGGCGGCACCCGGCCTGCAGCGCGAGGCCCCGCCGCTTCTCCGGCTGGAACACGCGATCCAGCCCACGGTCGCCTTCCTGATCGTGCCGCTCTTCGGCTTCGCCAATGCGGGCGTGTCCTTTGCCGGCTTCTCCCCGGCCGCGCTGCTCGACCCCGTTCCCCTCGGCATCGCGGCGGGGCTGTTTCTCGGCAAGCAGATCGGCGTCTTCGCCATGGTGCGCCTTGCCGTCTCCGCGGGCTGGGCCAGCGTGCCCGAGCGCGCCACCTGGGCGCAAGTCTATGGCGTGGCGCTCCTCTGCGGCATCGGCTTCACCATGAGCCTTTTCATCGGCCTTCTCGCCTTTCCCACCTCGCCCACGCTGCAGGACGAGGTGAAGCTCGGCGTGCTTCTCGGATCGCTCACCTCGGGGTGCCTCGGCGCGCTGGTGCTGCGGCTAGTGCCGACGCGCCTGCGGGCAGCTTAA
- a CDS encoding DinB family protein, giving the protein MRRRGSGRRTEIGRDAGARANRKQRGPRGAWHGAASPSDPGSARGRSGIQRDRSDPVPALSALSEATERKHQWYLAYVAGVDRDRLREPVCFTFSDGDKGCMTREEMLAHVLLHGAVHRGEVARILGQIGVPLPWDTLAVHLHHAEPARRRMEGRELAST; this is encoded by the coding sequence ATGCGACGGCGGGGAAGCGGTCGCCGAACGGAGATTGGTCGAGACGCCGGCGCGCGGGCCAACAGGAAACAGAGGGGACCACGGGGAGCATGGCATGGAGCGGCATCGCCCTCTGACCCAGGCTCAGCGCGAGGGCGATCCGGCATCCAGCGGGATCGGTCGGACCCGGTGCCGGCGCTCAGTGCCCTCAGCGAGGCCACGGAGCGGAAGCACCAATGGTATCTCGCCTATGTGGCAGGCGTGGACCGCGACAGGCTGAGGGAGCCGGTCTGCTTCACCTTCTCGGATGGCGACAAGGGCTGCATGACGCGCGAGGAAATGCTGGCCCATGTCCTGCTCCATGGCGCGGTGCATCGTGGCGAGGTCGCCCGCATCCTCGGCCAGATCGGCGTCCCGTTGCCGTGGGACACGCTGGCGGTCCATCTGCACCACGCCGAACCCGCCCGACGCCGGATGGAAGGCCGCGAGTTGGCCAGCACCTGA
- a CDS encoding ankyrin repeat domain-containing protein: protein MEPDFDDETLALAGRLFQAAREGDAATLEGALAHGLPADLCNDKGDTLLMLASYHGHTELAALLLRHGADPDRANDRGQTPLAGTAFKGDAATAQALLEGGAAVDAAGPDGRTPLMMAAMFNRVALVRLFLEHGADPSRQTPEGLTALAAARAMGAADTPALLEEPREG, encoded by the coding sequence ATGGAACCGGACTTTGACGACGAGACGCTGGCCCTGGCCGGCCGGCTGTTCCAGGCTGCGCGGGAGGGCGACGCCGCGACGCTGGAAGGGGCGCTGGCGCATGGCCTGCCGGCCGATCTCTGCAACGACAAGGGCGACACGCTCCTGATGCTGGCGAGCTATCACGGCCACACCGAACTCGCCGCGCTGCTCCTGCGCCACGGCGCCGACCCGGACCGCGCCAACGACCGGGGCCAGACGCCGCTGGCCGGCACCGCCTTCAAGGGCGACGCGGCCACCGCGCAGGCCCTCCTAGAGGGCGGCGCGGCGGTCGACGCGGCGGGGCCGGACGGGCGCACGCCGCTGATGATGGCCGCCATGTTCAACCGCGTCGCGCTCGTGCGCCTTTTCCTCGAGCATGGCGCCGACCCCTCGCGCCAGACGCCCGAAGGCCTCACCGCGCTCGCTGCCGCCCGCGCCATGGGCGCCGCCGACACGCCCGCTCTCTTGGAAGAACCGCGCGAGGGCTGA
- a CDS encoding RsmB/NOP family class I SAM-dependent RNA methyltransferase, producing METPRTSARSASSSGRRPSGRGGRPPSNESGGERPGLATRRTAARLLAAVVDAKTSADGLTDRRHGHPDILKLDARDQGLVRAILLTALRRRGTIEAILSDCLDRPLPGRADQLRHLLHVGAAQILFLDVPDSAAVDLAVAHALADPRSERFSGLVNAVLRRVAREKDEFLARFSDPRLDCPDWLWTRLAAAYGEEGARAIVAMHQLPAPLDLTARGDPAGVAQALGGEVLPFGTVRRPPGDESVSDLPGYEAGDWWVQDAAASLPVRLMGEVTGLRVADLCAAPGGKTAQLAARGAKVTAVEISPSRLRRLKENFARLGLEAEFVGSDLMRFETDERFDAVLLDAPCSSTGTIRRHPDVAYTKDAEEVRKLAEVQARLLARAADLVAPGGMLLFSNCSLDPLEGEETVSAFLASRSDYSVEPVRPDEVPGISDAVSKEGYLRTTPAMLARDTPALSGLDGFFAARLRRSERSA from the coding sequence ATGGAAACTCCCCGCACCTCCGCCCGCTCCGCCTCGTCCTCGGGCCGCCGCCCGTCCGGCCGAGGGGGGCGCCCGCCGTCCAACGAGAGCGGCGGCGAGCGCCCGGGCCTCGCCACGCGCCGCACGGCGGCCCGCCTGCTCGCCGCCGTGGTGGACGCCAAGACCTCCGCCGACGGGCTCACCGATCGCCGCCACGGCCATCCCGACATTCTCAAGCTCGACGCGCGCGACCAGGGCCTGGTGCGCGCCATCCTGCTGACCGCGCTGCGCCGGCGCGGCACGATCGAGGCGATCCTCTCCGACTGCCTCGACCGGCCGCTGCCGGGCCGGGCCGATCAGCTGCGCCATCTTCTTCACGTCGGCGCGGCGCAGATCCTGTTTCTCGACGTGCCGGATTCGGCGGCGGTGGATCTCGCCGTCGCCCACGCCTTGGCCGATCCGCGCTCGGAGCGCTTCTCGGGCCTCGTCAACGCCGTGCTGCGGCGCGTGGCGCGCGAAAAGGACGAGTTCCTCGCGCGCTTTTCCGATCCGCGCCTCGACTGCCCGGACTGGCTGTGGACGCGCCTTGCCGCCGCCTATGGCGAGGAGGGTGCGCGCGCCATCGTCGCCATGCACCAGCTGCCGGCGCCGCTCGACCTCACCGCGCGGGGCGATCCGGCGGGCGTGGCGCAAGCGCTCGGCGGCGAGGTGCTGCCCTTCGGCACGGTGCGCCGCCCGCCGGGCGACGAGTCCGTCAGCGACCTGCCGGGCTACGAGGCGGGGGACTGGTGGGTGCAGGACGCCGCCGCCAGCCTGCCGGTGCGCCTCATGGGCGAGGTGACGGGGCTGAGGGTGGCCGATCTCTGCGCCGCGCCGGGTGGCAAGACGGCGCAGCTCGCCGCGCGCGGCGCCAAGGTTACGGCGGTGGAAATCTCGCCCTCGCGCCTGCGCCGATTGAAGGAGAACTTCGCCCGGCTTGGCTTGGAGGCGGAGTTCGTCGGCAGCGATCTCATGCGCTTCGAGACGGACGAGCGCTTCGACGCCGTGCTGCTCGACGCGCCCTGTTCCTCCACCGGAACGATCCGCCGCCATCCCGATGTCGCCTACACCAAGGACGCCGAGGAGGTGCGCAAGCTCGCCGAGGTGCAGGCGCGGCTTCTGGCGCGCGCGGCCGATCTCGTGGCCCCCGGCGGGATGCTTCTTTTCTCCAACTGCTCGCTCGACCCGTTGGAAGGCGAGGAGACGGTCTCGGCCTTTCTCGCCTCGCGCTCGGACTACAGCGTCGAGCCGGTGCGGCCCGACGAGGTGCCGGGCATTAGTGACGCCGTGTCGAAGGAAGGGTATCTGCGCACCACGCCGGCTATGCTGGCGCGCGACACGCCGGCCCTGTCCGGCCTCGACGGCTTCTTCGCCGCGCGTCTGCGGCGCAGCGAGCGGAGCGCCTGA